Proteins found in one Triticum urartu cultivar G1812 chromosome 4, Tu2.1, whole genome shotgun sequence genomic segment:
- the LOC125553618 gene encoding probable methyltransferase PMT26 has protein sequence MALFDRNQRQRSSLFSTATVVVFAVLCLVGFWMVSPPSPEAVPAATVTASTADVKKAAEAVVKEKEEDRSIDATNNFKQDSANVVAEATTAAVEAEKPTVDAKGGEADGEKPASKNQSFDDENGRTEGGELVKPETAETDGAAAAAAAVAASQGKSVEDTVTDVKEQASTDTKETAGSGGQDANTEKSPADTKESIVSQEENPKEAAGGGSSKKQTFDDENGKMEGVDVVKDDGNKTFISEDNAKPIMEETTTAVTDKTEDAAAAVVSTEASAVTNPDDTKTSDVVEEEQKLLPETLENGQAELLMERAAQNGSFTTQAAESTNEQKTRAEKKKNKKKKKKAASKAEAEAEPEAAVSLPAHVWKLCNTSTGEDYIPCLDNEAAIKKLKTDIHYEHRERHCPAHPPTCLVPAPPSYKDPIRWPVSRSKIWYHNVPHTQLAEFKKRQNWVKVSGEYLTFPGGGTQFKTGGALHYIDLIQQAFPEVAWGRRSRVVLDVGCGVASFGGFMFERGVLTMSFAPKDEHEAQVQFALERGIPAISAVMGTKRLQFPSNVFDIVHCARCRVPWHINGGLLLLEVNRLVRPGGFFVWSATPVYQKLPEDVEIWGEMVKLTKAMCWEMVAKTRDTIDRVGLVIFRKPMSNHCYETRRQTEPPLCHPSDDPNAAWNISLRACMHRVPTDPSVRGSRWPQQWPERAEKAPYWLNSSQVGVYGKAAPEDFAADYAHWKKVVQNSYLAGMGIDWKSVRNVMDMRAVYGGLAAALRDMNVWVMNTVNIDSPDTLPVIYERGMFGIYHDWCESFSTYPRSYDLLHADHLFSKLKARCKVLPVLVEVDRILRPNGKLIVRDDKETVDEIVEGVRSMHWEVRMTVSKRKEAMLCARKTMWRPTEIEPGPPTR, from the exons ATGGCCCTGTTCGATCGGAACCAGAGGCAGCGGTCGTCGCTCTTCTCGACGGCGACCGTCGTCGTCTTCGCGGTGCTCTGCCTCGTCGGCTTCTGGATGGTCTCCCCTCCGTCGCCGGAGGCCGTCCCGGCGGCCACGGTGACGGCGTCCACGGCGGACGTCAAGAAGGCGGCGGAGGCCGTCgtgaaggagaaggaggaggaccgCTCCATCGACGCCACCAACAACTTCAAGCAGGACAGTGCCAACGTCGTCGCGGAGGCCACCACGGCCGCTGTGGAGGCCGAGAAGCCCACCGTGGACGCCAAGGGCGGCGAGGCCGACGGCGAGAAGCCGGCGTCCAAGAACCAGTCGTTCGATGACGAGAACGGCAGGACGGAGGGCGGGGAGCTCGTGAAGCCGGAAACCGCCGagacggacggcgccgccgctgccgctgccgccgtgGCTGCTTCCCAGGGGAAGAGCGTGGAGGACACGGTGACAGACGTGAAGGAGCAGGCTTCTACCGACACCAAGGAAACCGCAGGCAGCGGCGGTCAGGACGCGAACACTGAGAAGTCGCCGGCTGACACCAAGGAGAGCATCGTCAGCCAGGAGGAAAACCCGAAGGAGGCCGCCGGCGGCGGCTCTTCAAAGAAGCAGACCTTCGACGACGAGAACGGCAAGATGGAAGGCGTCGACGTGGTGAAGGATGACGGCAACAAGACGTTCATCTCAGAGGACAATGCCAAGCCAATCATGGAGGAGACGACCACCGCCGTCACGGACAAGAcggaggacgcggcggcggccgTGGTATCGACCGAAGCCTCCGCCGTCACTAATCCCGACGATACGAAGACGTCGGACGTTGTCGAGGAAGAGCAGAAGCTTCTTCCGGAGACTCTGGAGAACGGGCAGGCGGAGCTGCTGATGGAGCGGGCGGCGCAGAACGGGTCGTTCACGACGCAGGCGGCGGAGTCGACAAACGAGCAGAAGACGCGCGccgagaagaaaaagaataagaagaagaagaagaaagcgGCAAGCAAGGCGGAAGCGGAAGCGGAACCGGAGGCGGCGGTGTCGTTGCCGGCGCACGTCTGGAAGCTGTGCAACACGAGCACAGGCGAGGACTACATCCCGTGCCTGGACAACGAGGCCGCCATCAAGAAGCTCAAGACCGACATTCACTACGAGCACCGGGAGCGGCACTGCCCCGCCCACCCGCCGACGTGCCTCGTCCCGGCGCCGCCGTCCTACAAAGATCCCATCCGGTGGCCAGTCAGCCGCAGCAAGATCTGGTACCACAACGTTCCGCACACGCAGCTGGCGGAATTCAAGAAGCGTCAGAACTGGGTGAAGGTCTCCGGCGAGTACCTCACGTTCCCCGGCGGAGGCACGCAGTTCAAGACCGGCGGCGCGCTGCACTACATCGACCTGATCCAGCAGGCGTTCCCGGAGGTGGCTTGGGGCCGCCGGAGCAGGGTGGTGCTGGACGTGGGGTGCGGCGTGGCCAGCTTCGGCGGGTTCATGTTCGAGCGGGGCGTGCTGACCATGTCGTTCGCGCCCAAGGACGAGCACGAGGCGCAGGTGCAGTTCGCGCTGGAGCGCGGCATCCCGGCCATCTCCGCCGTCATGGGCACCAAGCGGCTCCAGTTCCCGAGCAACGTGTTCGACATAGTCCACTGCGCCCGGTGCCGAGTCCCCTGGCACATCAACGGCGGATTGCTCCTCCTGGAGGTGAACCGCCTGGTCCGGCCCGGCGGTTTCTTCGTGTGGTCCGCCACCCCCGTGTACCAGAAGCTCCCCGAGGACGTGGAGATCTGGGGCGAGATGGTGAAGCTGACCAAGGCCATGTGCTGGGAGATGGTGGCGAAGACCAGGGACACCATCGACCGGGTGGGCCTCGTCATCTTCCGGAAGCCGATGAGCAACCATTGCTACGAGACACGGCGGCAGACGGAGCCTCCGCTGTGCCACCCGTCCGACGACCCCAACGCGGCGTGGAACATCTCGCTGCGGGCGTGCATGCACCGCGTCCCCACCGACCCGTCGGTGCGCGGGTCGCGGTGGCCGCAGCAGTGGCCGGAGCGGGCGGAGAAGGCGCCCTACTGGCTGAACAGCAGCCAGGTGGGCGTGTACGGGAAGGCGGCGCCCGAGGACTTCGCGGCGGACTACGCGCACTGGAAGAAGGTGGTCCAGAACTCGTACCTGGCCGGCATGGGCATCGACTGGAAGAGCGTCCGGAACGTGATGGACATGCGGGCCGTGTACGGCGGGCTGGCGGCGGCGCTGCGGGACATGAACGTGTGGGTGATGAACACGGTGAACATCGACTCGCCGGACACGCTGCCGGTGATCTACGAGCGGGGCATGTTCGGGATATACCACGACTGGTGCGAGTCCTTCAGCACCTACCCTCGCTCCTACGACCTCCTCCACGCCGACCACCTCTTCTCCAAGCTCAAGGCCAG GTGTAAGGTGTTGCCGGTGCTGGTGGAGGTGGATCGGATCCTGAGGCCGAACGGGAAGCTGATCGTGCGGGACGACAAGGAGACGGTGGACGAGATCGTGGAGGGGGTGAGGTCGATGCACTGGGAGGTGAGGATGACGGTGTCCAAGCGCAAGGAGGCCATGCTCTGCGCGAGGAAGACCATGTGGCGGCCCACGGAAATCGAGCCGGGGCCGCCCACAAGATAA